The Spiroplasma litorale nucleotide sequence TCAAATTTAATTGAACTATTTTATTAAATTCAGTAAGTTTTGATTACTTATTAGTTTCTTTAAATAAATTTAATGAAGTGTTTGAATTTTCATACTTATCAAAATTATAACCCACAATTATTTTTAAGTCTTATAATAAAAAATCTTATAATTTAAATTTGTTTTATAGTTAAACTTATCTAACTATAATTTACAATATTATCATTAATTCCAACAAAAGAATTTTATTCATTATAATTCACTTTAACTAGATTATCTATAAAATACGAGTTGTTTTTTTGAGTTCAATTTAATCTATATATGGTTTTATATTGTTAAAGCAAGTTTTTTAGTGTATTTAGTTTGTCTCTTTTTATAAATTTATTAGTTTTTAATATTGAGATATAACTAGATCTATCGAAATATTTTATAATAGTGGTTTATTTCTTTATTATATAAATAATTTTGCAAGTTCTTCTTTTTAATTATAAATTAATCAAATAATAATTTAAATTTTGGAAAACTTTCAAATTTATTATGATATTGTGCAAAAAAAACTTTTTATATTAATTATTTAAAGATTATGTTGTTGCATTATGTTTAAATCATGATTCATAAATTAATAAAATAATATTTAAATATAACTTAATAACATAATTAACAGCATAATATGTGTATGCAATTCCTCAATCAGTTTAAATTATTAACTTTATATTTATTAATAAATTTCATTTATTTAAAGGGAAAATAAAAAATAAATTCTACAATTATTATATTTTAACACCGACACTAGTTGGCGTTTTTCAATTTAATGTTTTTTGAATTCTTTCATTGTTGTACCAATTAATATGATAATTTATTACATTGTAACTCATTTTGTAAGTAGATATATGATTTAAATATTCTCCTTTTAAACAACCAAAGAAATACTCAATTTCTTTATTGTCAAGAGAGCTACGAATTCTACTCATGGGTGTTTTACAATTAAGTCTCTTTAATAAGTCTTGAACTTTTTCACTTGAATATTGAGTGCCATGATCTGAATGCAAGATATAATTAGTTTTATTAATTTTTTTAATTGTGTTTACAACTAATTCAGAATCATTTTTATCTGATAATAACCAAGACTCAATTTTCTTTGTTTTATGACTGATTGCTGCAGAAAGATAAAAATTATTTCCTTTTACTAATCTAGGAATATATGATGCATCTGTTGCAATTATATTATCCATTTCAGGGTTTAAATTTCTTTTTATTAAGTCCACAAATTTTATACTTGTATTTTTTAACTCCTGACTTTTTTTGTTTTAATAAAAAATCCTCATCTTATCATATAATTTCTTAAAGTTCTATCATTGATTGTAATGCCTGCTTCACCTTGTAAAATAGCAATTTTTCTACTTCAATAAATAAATTTTGAGTCAATTAATATTTTTACTATTATTTTTTTTAAATAATCCAATTTATAAATTCTTAAAATTTGTTTTTTATAAAAAGAAGTTCTATGGAGTTTTAATATTCTAGCCTTAATATTAATATTTAAATTTCTCTTTTAATTTTTTGTAATTAGATACTGCCTTTATTATTCCTTCTGTTTTAAATACATTTATTATTCTCTCTCATTGTTCAATAGTTAAATTTTTTGACATAAAAAAGTCTACACCTCTTTCTAGTGTAGAATTTATTTTTTCCTATTTACTTCACCAAAAGTTTTTTTAATAAGTTTTCAGTTTTTTTAATAAGTTTTCAGTTTTTTTAATAATTTAAAACTATAATTAGTTACTTCTCTGTTAAACCATTTGTAAATAAACTATTAAAAATTTTTAGCTTTTAAAACTTTAATTATAAACAAAAATAAGAAACACTCATACCAATTTTTTGAAAGTTATATCGTATGCTAAATTTTTTTATTAAGTTTGTAAAACCTTTACTCTTTGGTAAGTATTTTTTGAGTCACTTTTAATTTTATCTAGATAAAATAAATTATTTTTTTAATTCATTTATTATTTTGTAACTGAAATTAATATTATAAACATATCTAATCCAAGAACTTACATATCACGAAAAAGAAGATCTATTTGCTTTTTGATAATTTATTTATTAAGTTTATGGCTTTTTATAATTATATATACTTTTTATTTTAGATAGTTTTTTTTTAATTTTTATTTCTTTATTTAAATATTTAGCAAATTAACAAATAAATTGTGTTATATGCATTGCTTTTCCAAAAACTTTATTTTTTTCTTTAAAAATTACGTTTTTAATGTTTTTTTTTTTTTTTTAATAAACATTAACCTCATAGGACAAATTGTATAATTTGCATTCTACTTTATTAATATTATATCTTTTACTCATTGTTTTATTTTTTGGTTACCTATTTTTAAAATTTAATTCTTCATAATTTTAGAAACTTTTTTCACAAGCAAAAAAATATTTGCTATTAATTTTATCTTTTGTCTATTAATTTTGTATAAAAACGCCCTTTCTGTAGAAACAAGTATTTAAAAATTTTAAATACTTTGATCTCTTTAAGGTTGTCTACTTTAATGATATTTTACATATTGATTATTAAATAATAGCAGAAATTATACTTAATGAATTATTTAAGTATTCAAAGTCTTGCATAATTTTTTTATACATTTCTCGTCTAAAAATTCTATAGCTTTTAACCTTTTCATAATTTATTACACCTATTTGTTCTAGCGCATATCCCTTTGTAATTCTAGATCTTACATAATATAAGTTATCTTTATATCCTAAAACATCGAAATCTGGGTCTGATGTATTTACTAATTTGTCAATCAATTTTGGAGTTAAGAAAAGAGGAGCTCTTAAATCATCTGTTTTTAGATTTATATCATATTTTTTATTGAATTCAATTGATTCTGTTTGAAAGTTCTTATCAAATTTTTTTGCTTTTTTTACTTCTAATCCATTGAATGTATTATCAAATCTTTTAGTTTTAACAATAATTCTGTCATAACATTCATAACGAGGTTTTCATATTCATATTAATAATCAAACTATTATTTCTGAACTAAGATCAGTATATAAATCTCTTGTTTTAACTTTTATTGGCTCGTCAATAATAAAAGATATTTCAGTATCTTTATATATAAAATCTAAACTATTTTTAACAACTAATGTTTTTTCATTTATATTAAAATTAATTTTTAAATCTGTTAGCTCTTCATTTTTGAAGTTATTGATAAATACTAAATTATAAATATCATCCATTTTATTATCTGAGAATTGCATTTTGATAAGTTTTAATTTTCTACCTTTGTTTTTTCCACATATAAATATCAATAATGCAATTAAAAAGAAGTTTAAACCAACAACCAAGAGTATAACACCAACATAAAATAGACTTATTGATAAATCTTGGTCAGATTCTAAAATATACATAGAAAGTAAACCAAACAAAAGCAATAAGGCTCCAAATAAGCAGAAAAATCTAAATGCTATTGATAATTTATAATAGTCTCTAATCAATCCCAATAAGTCTTTATCTTTTTTAAACACTAAATCTATTTTTTTATAAACTTCTTCTTTCATGTTACACCCTTTATAAATCTTAAAATAATTATAATACTTTTAAAGTGAACAATAAACATATATAAAAAACTTCATTTAAAAGTAAATGAAGTTTTTTAATGTGTATTTAAATTATTGAAACAATTCTATTTTGCAATTTTTCCACAAAGCATTAATACACCACCAAGAGAAAATAAGACCACTGGAATAAAATATGCCATTCAACCAACAACTATACATAATAAGGAAAATATAGCACATACTATTTTAAAATTATTAGAATTTTTTACTAATGCAAGTGATCCAAAAATAATTACAAAGGTTGGTCCTATTAATAGCAATGCACCAATAATAGTTATAATTACAGTACCTAAATTTGCAAATAATGTAACAGTAACAGTACCAATAAGAAATACAAATATGCCAATTACACAACAAATAGAAGCTCCAACAATTGAAGTAATAATTCCACCTTTTACTTTTTTGTCCATTTAAACATACCTTTCTATAATCTTATAAAAATAAAATTATATTAATAATATTTATAAATTTAATTATCCTTTTTAGTTGTTGTTTCTCCACAAAGTGTAAGTATTCCACCAACTAAGAATAAGGTTGAAGGAATAAAGAAAGCAAAACCTCCTAAAATTGTAAAGATTGTTGAAACAATTCCACACGTTAATCTATAACGATTTGTTTTTTTAATTAGAGATAATGAAGCTAATATTATAAATATAATCGGCCCAATCATTAACAATGTTCCAATTAGTATTACCATACTTTCACCAATGCTAAATACTAGTCTATTATCATTTAAACCAACTATTAGTCCAACTAATCCAATTATAAAACATACTCCTGCACCAACTAGAGAAGTAATGATGCCTCCTTTTGCTAATTTATTCATTTTATCAACCTTTCCATTTTTTGTTTATTTTATAAAAAATAAAGGAACATAAATATTTATATTTTTTATTTTTTTAATTGTCCCATATAAATGTTATCATTGCGTTTTGAAGAATCTTAAATATTGGTTTTTATAATAAATTATGAAATAAATTTCATAATTTATTAATTTAAAAAAGTGTAATTTTATTTTTTAAATTAATTACAAAAAAACAAAAATACGTCATTTTTGTTTTTTTAATATTGTAATTTTAGTTTGAATACATTTAATAGTTATTTATATAAGTTTATGTTAGGTAACATATTATTAAATGTTGTTTGATTCATCAACCCTTCTTGTAATGGATATGTTAAAACAAGTTCTAGCAAGAAAACTAACAAGTAATAAGTTTCAATATAGTCCATAAAAATTTGAACTCTTGACTGACTCATGTCATCATCAACAACATTAATTATTTTGTTATTTAGTTGTTTATAGTTTTCGATAAATGATAGCATATTTTCTATTAACATCGAAAAAGCAAGCATTGAATCTTGTTCAACCACTTTAGTTAATCATAAGTTAAAGTTTTTAAAAATTTCCTGTTTATCATTTTCTAATTTTAATTCATTGTATTTAAAACATAGTTCACTAAATTTAATACCCAAAGCTTGGACTGCTGTTGTAATTAAAATATCTATCCCTTTTTTTGTTTTTATTATTTTTGTTTCTAATTCTTCTTTTTTTAAATTAGTATTTATTGACATTAAAACAACTATTGAATTTTTAATAATTGATAATATGTGATTTACAATTATAATTTCATCTTGATTATCACTAATAGGCTTTCATTCTTTTATTGAAGCATTAACACATTCACCAAACTTTTCTAATTCTTCTAAACTATTTAAAGTAGATACTTCTTCAAAAAAGGCAGTTACTGTTTTTGGAACTTTAAAACTATCTCTAATATTTTGTTTTATGTTTTGATAGATTTCATTTACTCTTGTAATTATAATTTTTTCATAATTTAATGGTTTAATATTGTCTTGCATAGTATTCTCATTTCTAATAAATATATTATATTTTATAAATATAAATTATTTACCATTTTATTCTATAAATGTAACTTTATTTAAGTTTTTAAATAGTTTTCTTCTGATATTTTTTAATAATTTAAAATTTATATAATAATATAAATCTAAATTCTTTTCATTACCTAACAAATTATCTAGTTTAAAAGTTAACATATCATCATTTAATTTATCATGATCATAATTAATTTCTTGTAACATATTATATCAAGACTTTATTCATAGTGGGTCTTCTATGTTTACGTTGACTAGTTTTTCATCATTTAGCTCACCATAATATTCCACTATTCAATTACATAGTTTTTTTATATTAATTGTTAAAGTTTTTAAATCCTTATCTAATCTTTTAGCTTCTTGCAAATCTAATAAAGAGAGATTATTATGAGAAGGTATAAATATAACTCCATGTTCCCCTGCAAAAAAACTATTTGTATCAAATATAGACTGGTTAAATAATAATGTATGAAGAACTTCAAGTAAGTATAAATACTTATTGAACCTTAGTTTATAACTTTCTTTTTCAATTATTGTTAATTTGTATTTACTTTTTATTTTTATGTTTTCTTTTGTAAACTTGTTGTAACAAAATACTTTATCTAAATAAACAAAATACTTAAAAACATCTTGTCATTTAATTTTGTTGTATAATTCCATATTTTCCTATCTATAATGTTTATGTTAAATATTTCATAAACATTTTTTTATGTTTATAATTTTTATTTATACAAAGTTTAATTCCTAATTTTTTATGTTTTTTTTATATTTTATAAATATATAGTTTATAAAATAATAAGCTTTGCTATCAATTAATATTGCAATTCTCATACTTATTATAAAAAATATTTGCACTATTTACTACACCAATTAAAATAAAATTTATTAATGGTTTTTATTTTATATAATAAATCCTTTTATACATTTAATAATGAATATATTATAATTATTTTAAAAGGGGTGTTTATAATGTGAGGAGAAAGTAATACAAGAAACTTTGTAGATTGAGCAGATTATTGTCAAAGTAATTCTTTGAAAAATAGATCTATAAATTCTACTGGTGGATATGATTACAAGTCTAATATAAATTCAGATGTTACACGCAAAGCAATGATAGATGTTTTAAGTCTTATAAAAAATAATAAAAGTCTTAGTGTTCAACATTTTTATAACACTGCACCACCAATATATGTTGCTAATCCAACAACTAAATATTTGTTGCTTCAACTTTATTATCAAGATTGTATTAAATTAAAAGGTGAAGTTGATAATTCAACTTTTAAAGAAAAAAACTATACTATGGTTTTTTCAAAAAACCTAAGTACTAGTCAACCTCAACCAATTAGAAACAACTATGAAAAACAAAATTCTAACATTGAAAGTATGATTGACAACAATTGAGTTGCAACTGGTAGAAAATTAGAGTTTGACAAAAAAGAAAGAGAAGTTAAAAGAGAGTACAATATTAATTTAAAAAATAATAACTCAAAAACAACTACTAGACCTGCTGTTAAACCAGTTATACAAAGTCAAAAACAACCAATTTTAGAAGAAACAAAACAGGTTGTTCCTGCAAGTGTTTTTGAAAAACCAGATATAAAAGTAGAAGAACCAGCACCAAGCTTTAATTATTTCAGTCTTCCAAAACCTGAAGTTAAAGAAGATATTAAAATAAGTGAAGTAACACTAAACTTAACAGAATTACCAAAACAAAGAGAAAAAGAAGTTATTGTTGATAATAAAATATTTGCTGGTTTAAATTCATACGAATTATATTTTATTCATAATTTTTTAAGAGATTCTATTAATAGAGGAATAGACTCATCAAGTGAAAATGTTAAATTAAGTAAGATTGTAGTTACGAGAGCAGAAATGGCATATTTAAAAGAAGGAAATGGTGTAAATATTGCATCAAAAATAGCAGTTATATTTTTCAGTTTTCTAATTATAGGTTTATTTTTTATAGGACTAGCCTTTAAAAATAAACAAAAAGCAAATGCAAAAAAAGACTATTTTAAACAGATAAAAGATTTTTCATATAAAAAAATAAATGAAGATCTTAATTTAAAATATCCAAATATAATTAAAAAAATATATTAATTAATAAAAAAACGCTCTGAAGAGCGTTTTATTTTATAAAGACTGTTTTTTTCTTGTACTTTTAAGTATTTTCATTTCGTTTTTAATACTTTTTAAGTCATGTTTCCCATTTTTAAATTCTAATTTTGCTTGTTTAATTGTTTCTTTACATTTTTTTAAGTTATTTTCAATATTAGCTTTTTTTTCATCAATCTTAGCTTTTCTCTCTTTAAATTCGTCTTTTGTCATATGTTTACTCCAATCTAATTTAATTATAAAAAAATTAAAAGTTGAAACTTTTAACCTCTTTAACAATAGCACAATATTATTTTACCATATCTTTATTACATATTGAAATTAATGGTTTCTTTTTTTATTATACTGATATTTTTTAAATAATATACTTGGGTCTTTTTTTGTATCATAACTTGATTTTTCAGCAAGTTCTTTATTTAGATTATCAAGTTTATTTAATATAACATTAAATTCTTCTTTAAATTCTTCTTTGTTTGATGTTTGATTTGTTAATCTTTCAAGAATTAATTCTATATTGTTAATTCTATTTTCTATATTATCCATTTTAAATCCATTTTGTTCATTATTACTTAATGGTATATTATTATCTCCATCTAGATTTAAAATATTTTTTAAGTCTGCTTCTAAAGTTAAGTTTTCAACTTCGTTATCATAATCTATTGAAATATTTTTTTTATATTCATTACTTATATCTTTATTAGAACTAATAGAATTTAAATTTGCATTAATATTTTTTTCATTAACGTTATAATCATTAAAAATTGTGTCGATATTATTAAATGGCAATGGTGTTTTAATTGTGTTTTGACTAGCAAAGTTATTGTTGTTGTTAAATATTTCAGAAACCACTTTATTATTTTCTTTGCTTGCTTCAAGTCTAGTTTGAGGTCTAACAAAACTGTTTGTAACAGTTTCAACATTTAAATTATTTTCTTCAACTAATTTAGTGTTATCTGAATGTAATTTTTCTTCTTGATTAAAATTTTTATAAGCATCTGTATTTTTTAAATTAAAATCTTGCATTATATTTTTTGGAGAAGATATTGTAGATACACTAACATTATTTAAATTATCTAACCCCATATTAATAGCTCTTGCCATTTTTTCTCTAACAAATTTTTCTCCCAATGCATTAACTGATGGCGAGTTTGTATCAAGTTTTGTTTCAGGTCTTACAAAAGTATTTGATTGATTTTCTTCAAGTCTAGTTTGAGGTCTAATGAATGTATTTGATCTGTTTTCTTCAAGTCTAGTTTGAGGTCTAATGAATGTATTTGAAATATTTTCAACTTTTTGTTCTTTTGTTTCTTTTTGTAACTTTTCTTCTTGATTAAATTTATCATAATTTGAAGATTGATTTAAATTAAAATCATTAAAAATGTTTTTTGTATCGATTGAATCATTAGACAATGATTCTTGTAAAAGATCATGTGTCATATTAATAGCTCTTGCCATTTTTTCTCTAACAAATTTTTCTCCCAATGCATTAACTGATGGTGAGTTTGTATCAAGTTTTGTTTCAGGTCTTACAAAAGTATTTGATCTGTTTTCTTCAAGTCTAGTTTGAGGTCTTACAAAAGTTGTTTCAATATTTTCAACTTTTTGTTCTTTTGTTTCTTTTTGTAATTTTTCTTCTTGATTAAATTTATCATAATTTGAAGATTGATTTAAATTAAAATCATTAAAAATGTTTTTTGTATCGATTGAATCATTAGACAATGATTCTTGTAAAAGATCATGTGTCATATTAATAGCTCTTGCCATTTTTTCTCTAACAAATTTTTCTCCCAATGCATTAACTGATGGTGAGTTTGTATCAAGTTTTGTTTCAGGTCTTACAAAAGTATTTGATTGATTTTCTTCAAGTCTAGTTTGAGGTCTAACAAAAGTTGTTTCAATATTTTCAACTTTTTGTTCTTTTGTTTCTTTTTGTAATTTTTCTTCTTGATTAAATTTATCATAATTTGAAGATTGATTTAAATTAAAATCATTAAAAATGTTTTTTGTATCGATTGACTCATTAGATTCAGACTCAGTAAGTTTTTCAACATCCTCATTAATAGCTCTTGCCATTTTTTCTCTAACAAATTTTTCTCCCAATGCATTAACTGATGGTGAGTTTGTATCAAGTTTTGTTTCAGGTCTAACAAAAGTATTTGCATTATTTGAATCTACATTTTCATCTTTATTATAATCATCTTTGATTGATGTTAATATTCCATGTTGATCAAAATCGATTTCATCTAAAATATCATTTTTAAAATTATCATCGTCGTTAACTTTTAATTCTGATAAATCCATATTAATAGCTCTTGCCATTTTTTCTTTTATAAATTCATCACCTAAGCTTTGATCAAATCTTCCATTTGGATTGAATTCAGGATAAACACTTTCAAATTCGTTAATTTCTTGTGTAGTAAAAGTATCTATATTTAATTGTTCTTCAATTGTTTTGGTATTTTCATCATATTCTTTGTAGGCATCTTCTAAAGTGTTTTCAACTTCAATATTTTCAATGCTTTCAAATGTTGATGGATTTTTAATAACTTCATTTATAAAAGAATCTTGGACTAAATATTCAATGTAATATTGATCTGATATTGATAATTTTTTTGCAAGTCCATTAATTTTTTTAACTTTAAAATTAAAGTTTTTAATTAATTTATTAAGAACGTCTTCTTCGGTAGTGTTTTTAGAGTTAAGTATCTGCTCTCTTAAGCTAACTAGAGAGTCTCTTTGTTTTTTTCATCTCTCATGTTTAGCTCTTAATTTTATATCTAATTTCATATCTGTGTTTGGCAACGCGTCTTTATCAATTTTTTTTATTCGCTCAACTTTGTTTTTTGCGAGTTTTGACTTTTGTTTTTTTAAAGTCACGTTGCCATTTTGCTTTCCCTCTTTAGCTACCTCTCTTTCAAATTTTCGTTCTTCTTTGTTTATTGAAATAAGGTTTCGTTCTTCTGCATAATTATTTAATGCGTCATTGTCAAATAAGACAAATTCAAGCATTATTAATCCTAATACTAATGTTCCTGCAACTATTAACAATATTGCTTGGCTTAATAACATAAATACAACTATTAATACTAATAAATAACCTTTAATAAGTGGTTTTGATATTTTTTGTTTTTTCTTAAGCCTAACTAATTCAATAATTGAAATAATTATTAGACTTATTGCAATCACCATAAGTACTGCTATTGCAATAAAAGCACCTATTTCTTTGCCTGACATATTTTTTAAGTTAACCATAAATTTGCTATCATCCCCAACCACACTAGAGTATGGGTGGCCTGATAATATGTCATAAATTTTCATTAACACTGAAACTTTTGCAATTAATGTCAAAATTAATGAAAGTGTCAGAAATGTAATCAATGCTAATGAAGAAATTATAACAATAGACCAAGCACTTATTATAAATACTGAAAACATATATACCTCCTATTTATTTAAATTATCTCAATTACTTCCTTTTATTGAGAACATATTTTCACCTTGCTCTTGCTTCCTTTGCATATGCAAAGTATCTTGAATATTTATCTGAGCAACTTCTTTATTATTTTCGTGTTGATCTCATAGGTTGAAACTTTTATTTTCAACAGATTCTTTGTTTGAATTGTTTGCCAATATTTCAGTTCTAAATATTGGGCCATCAGCTTTTTTACGAGCAGCCAATTCTTCTTTTTTATTCATTACATCAATTTCTAACTGTCTTTTTTCTAATACTTTTGAGACATCTATTCTCATTTTATTATTATTTAATAAATTAAAATTACTTGGTTCTTCACTATCATCTTCAAATCTATTCATTGGTTGAATATTTTGTTGACCTATTGGAAATTGACTTATATTATTTAATGAATCATTTCTTAAGGAATGCGTGTTAAATCCTTCATTTTGGTTATGGCTATTTCCTATATTATGGTTCATTGTCGTGTTTACAAAAGGTAACGGACTATTTTCAACTTGATTTAAATTAATATTTAAATCATGAGCTGGTTTATTATTTGAGAAGTTGTTAGTATCAATTAAGTCTCTTTCAAAATTTCCTTGGATAATGTCGTTTAAACTAAACCCTGAACGATCAATCTCATTATCTTTTTTAACATTTTCTTTTGTTACTTCATCTCCATTATTCTTCTTCTTCATTTTAATAAGAATATCTACATAATCAAATATATATTCATTAGCATACTTATTATAAAATTCAGTCTCTGATATAAATGTAAGGTTTATTTGAGGTATTTTAACAACAATCTTATTAAAGAACTCAATAAATCCTTTTTTTAAACTTGGGTCTATTGGGATAAAGTTTTCAACAAATATAGTTATAATTCTGTCAAAGTCATAAGATTCAAATAAGTTACTAAACTCTTCACATATCATATCTATTGGATCTTTTACGATAAATACTTCATCCAACATTTCTTCTATTTCTTCAAAATTTGAAGATTTTCCTCAGCTCGTTGCTTTAAACATTAAGTCAACTCTTTCTCAGAGTTCAATTCTATCTTCTACTTCCATTTTTATTGGTAGTTTTGATACTATTTGTTTTAAAAAGAAACGATAAGGTCTTTTATATTTTGAAATTTCTGATATATCTATGAAAACATTATAGTTATTTATTAAATTATTTTTTATATACTTAGTTATTTTTTTGTTATCTTGTTTATCAACAGGTATCATTATTACTTTATTTTCAAGATCAGGTTTATCAAACAGATCTTTAAATTGACTTAGAGTAAGAGATGTATAACCATCTTCAATGATATCTCTATCAAAAGGATCGTCTAATAAGTCATTTGTTAATTCAGAATCCTCATTTTTATAAAACGGTTTTATATTTTTAAATTCTTTCACTTCATTAGATTTTTTGTTTGAAACACTATTAAATTCTTGATTACTGTAATTTTGAATTATAGGAGTCTCAAAGTTTGATTGATGTTGATTTGCAAATGCATTATTATTAAGGCTGTTAGAAATCATATTGTCCATTATTGGTGGATTAAAACCATTCATATTATTTTGAGGTATAGTATTATTCAAACTACCTAGATTGAAATTATTATTATCAAAATTATTTCTTTGCACCTGGTTTAAATTATTTGTTTGAGGTATATAGTTATTATTTCCCCCAGGCATTTGTTGATTTGTTAAAGGTGGTAATGATATGTTTTGCTGTGGATTGCTATTCATACTATTTATATTTTGATAAAGATAAGATTCGCTTAAATTAGGTTGGTTATTGTCTGAGAAACCTATTTTAGAAGAAATACTTGTGTGA carries:
- a CDS encoding DDE-type integrase/transposase/recombinase — encoded protein: MDLIKRNLNPEMDNIIATDASYIPRLVKGNNFYLSAAISHKTKKIESWLLSDKNDSELVVNTIKKINKTNYILHSDHGTQYSSEKVQDLLKRLNCKTPMSRIRSSLDNKEIEYFFGCLKGEYLNHISTYKMSYNVINYHINWYNNERIQKTLNWKTPTSVGVKI